The nucleotide window TCTCCGTAAGCAACACAACCAAACCTCAAACCCCCGAAACGTGTTCATCCTCCGAAACGCCTCAGAACGCACCGCTTTTCCCCTCCGAAACGCCTCTCCCGGGCAAGGCTCGAAGCAAGCGCTCACGCGCCGCCCCCGGAGACTGGTCCACGCGCCTCCTCCACCTCATCACTCCCAACAATGACACCAAACCTCCCAAAACAACATTGCATAAGAAGAGAGATGGTGCCACCGGTGGGGGCAATTCGCATTCGGGTTCAGACTCTTCAGGCCGAAAATGCCTCCATTGTGCGGCTGAGAAGACCCCGCAATGGCGAACTGGGCCCATGGGACCTAAAACTCTTTGCAACGCTTGCGGCGTCCGGTACAAGTCAGGTCGGCTTGTGCCCGAGTACCGGCCCGCCGCGAGCCCTACTTTCGTGTCGGCTAGGCACTCCAATTCGCATAGGAAGGTTCTGGAGCTCCGAAGACAGAAGGAGGTTCAGAGATCACATCATCATCAATTTCTGAGTCAAAGTTCCATTTTTGGCGTATCCAACGGTGGTCATGATGAGTACTTGATCCATCATCATAATGTGAACGATTTTCGGCAGATGATGTAGTGGATGCTAGAGTAGGATAATTAAGGTGGACCTCTCTAATTTTAACATGAAATCTCTAGCTTAATTTGCTAATTTTTTGGctgttaaaatttgaatttgtagtCAAATGTTTTAAGGGTCATTGGGAAAAAAATtgtagaattgaaaaaaaaaagtaaaaattgggGTTGGCTTTGTATTCTACTTTCTTTTTATTGCCGAATTTGGCAAATTTAGAATCAATTTTATCTACATTTTGTTCTTTTGATAAGtttaataaaattaacaaattttgtttattgaggaacaaataaaagaagaagaatgtaacaaaaaataaataaagaagaaatGTCAATTTACTAATGTAAGTGTGATGTCAAGGACTCGATAatattttttcctattttttagACCATATATCAACCATATTATAGCCACAAAGGATCGAGTTATATTTTACTAGTATGAAAATTAAGTGTATATATAGTCTTATTTGAATGTGATGTAGTTAGGACATTAGTCCTTATACATTACGGTTAACTATACTTTGGACAAGTTAGGGACAATGTCAATGTTTATCTTGATCGGATATTAAATACGATAAGTTCACATTATCATCAAATAAATAGTCTGTCACTCCCATGATGAGGAGCTACCAAAAGTTTGTCCAATTTGTataaatttccatgaacatatATAGCATTTCCTAGAACTTACGAAATTTGGAACATATAATTAAAGTGCAACATGCAAACTTGAAAGGAATATAATATATGTGGAGAGAAAGCAAAGTTCATGTACTGGACTTGTGATTGATCAGTGGCATCCTTTTGTGAATATCGAGGGCCCAAATTTCATGGCACATTAGGAGAATATTAAGGCAATACAGCAGGAATCAGCAAGGTAGGAGAGAGAGCATGGAATTCAGTGAGGAATTTATAAGTATTATGTTGATACATCGTCTTGTGTACGTAccattttaaatatattaaagtgagttttttttgttaaaaagtgaatagtatcagaattTTTTTACTAAAGTTTCTTTGAAAAGAacaactaatgaaaatgatttggaaactttgagttttaacaaaaataacaaaataaagggtaaagtgaatagtaccaagattgattttttagtgttaagatgaacagtaccagaaactTTTAACTAAAGTTCTCTTTTTAAAAAGCTTGGGAAACCAATGCAAAGCAAAGAGAAGAGACGAatggagaaagaaagagaggaggAGAAAGTGcgtaaaaatttgaaaagaaaattatagCAATAGTCTctcaattttaactcaattggagtaatgatttttaaaaaaattcatgattATTAGTccattaactcatcaaaatgtgcatctatggtcattttcttcaattttgttagaattttgtcaaaatgagtgaTGTTGGAatgactattgctacaattgggttaaagttgagagaccattactctagttgggttaaagttgagagaccattgctacaattttctcatttggttttctatatttgCCCCTTGATTCAGCCTCGTGTGCATGACACGTGATTCGTTTTTACGGAAATTCTAACAGAGTTGACGAAAAAAACCATAGCCACACGTTTTAATGAGTTAAGGAACCACTGATCGTGTTCCGGAGGGACCAGCCATTGTACTTCTTAGATTTTTAATTGAgagaccattactccaattgagttaaagttgatggaccattatTATAATTTCCTCAAATTTAAAGGGGGAATTTGGCATTGGTTGCACAAAGTTGCTAGCAAAAATTAAGAGATTTTTTCATGTATTCAGAGCACAAGTCGGTGAAGCACAATTTGTAAAGCTCACATCATAATATAAGTGAAGGAAGTAAAATTTTCAATGTCTCTTTACTTATATTTATAACACATTATGTACCTATCATCTTGTATTTAGTTCAttgaaaaacttctccaaaaataatGCGGGAGGGACACATGTGGGGGATCAATAAACAAAGGATTAGGTACACCTGGGGACTGATTTAGCTGTCCACCCGATCCTAGACATTTGCCCTTCCATGAGGTCCCACTGTCTTATTACTTATAATTAGATTAGTTGTTTTAGgggttaattattttatttttttctatatcatATTTGCATTTGTTGTGTTGAGTTTGTCGAAATTTAACAACTCCATGTGTGACTGTGTGGGACTATGATTTTTCCTCCTTTTGTTCTCTAATTGACTTCACTCTATGATTTTTATTGTAGGAATGATGAACTTCAATTACATTTGGGCAACTAAGGACATGTTTGCTAATTAAGGAGAAAAagggaagaaggagaaagaaaaacttgatttttttttattacaatagATATTTTACACGAATTTAAACTAAAGGAATGGAAATTGGTTTGAACTTGAACACAATGGGTTGAGGAAGAAAGCCTTAACCACCAAGGCAATCTATCACTTACGGATGTAATTTTCATTTAAacattttttagttttagtttataTATGTATGATAAATTTCCTCTCATATCTTTTCTTGATCACTTCTTTCATTGttcttatctttttattttctttctcatCTCTTTTAATAAACTTAAGGCTTGTTTACTTATTAGCAATACGGAAATAAGAAATCGAATAACTGCGGCACgggaaaattaaga belongs to Malus sylvestris chromosome 17, drMalSylv7.2, whole genome shotgun sequence and includes:
- the LOC126609882 gene encoding GATA transcription factor 9-like; translated protein: MELPEFYLGGYFNGGATKLSPEKKPASGDFTVDDLLNFSNEDPFVTTADGGRGFFDPAAHSSAVTAVDSCNSSVSGGEPQFSGNRSFGDSQISGDLCVPYDDLAELEWLSNFVEDSFSADKDLQSLQFLSVSNTTKPQTPETCSSSETPQNAPLFPSETPLPGKARSKRSRAAPGDWSTRLLHLITPNNDTKPPKTTLHKKRDGATGGGNSHSGSDSSGRKCLHCAAEKTPQWRTGPMGPKTLCNACGVRYKSGRLVPEYRPAASPTFVSARHSNSHRKVLELRRQKEVQRSHHHQFLSQSSIFGVSNGGHDEYLIHHHNVNDFRQMM